A genomic window from Centroberyx gerrardi isolate f3 chromosome 14, fCenGer3.hap1.cur.20231027, whole genome shotgun sequence includes:
- the adrm1 gene encoding proteasomal ubiquitin receptor ADRM1: MSSGALFPSLVSGSRGTSSKYLVEFRAGKMSLKGSTVTPDKRKGTVYIQQSDDSLIHFCWKDRTSGNVDDDLIIFPDDCEFKRVNQCTTGRVYVLKFKAGSKRLFFWMQEPKTDKDEEYCRKVNEYLNNPPIPGAPGSGGSGSHELSALGGEGGLQSLLGNMSHNQLMQLIGPTGLGGLGGLGALAGPGLASLLGSGGPATSSSSSSSRSQSAAATPSSSSAPRLSSSQAPTTPVTPAASAVSPTGVAPSTPASAQTPQAPASVGSPTPNQPIQLSDLQSILATMNVPAMAAAQGTGVDLASVCTPEMMAPILSNAEVQQRLLPFLPSGESLPQSADEIQNTLTSPQFQQAMSMFSSALASGQLGPLMSQFGLPAEAVDAANKGDVEAFAKAMEGSKGGESKDKKEDDEDMSLD, from the exons ATGTCTTCAGGCGCTCTGTTCCCCAGCTTGGTGTCCGGGTCCCGGGGAACCTCCAGTAAATACCTGGTGGAGTTCCGTGCCGGGAAGATGAGCCTGAAGGGCAGCACGGTCACACCGGACAAACGCAAAGGCACGGTGTACATCCAGCAGTCCGACGACTCCCTCATCCACTTCTGCTGGAAGGACAGGACCTCCGGCAACGTGGATGAT GACCTGATCATCTTCCCTGATGACTGTGAGTTTAAGAGGGTGAACCAGTGCACCACCGGACGAGTCTATGTGCTGAAGTTCAAGGCTGGATCCAAGAGACTGTTCTTCTGGATGCAG GAGCCCAAGACGGACAAGGACGAGGAGTACTGCCGTAAGGTGAACGAGTACCTGAACAACCCTCCCATCCCCGGAGCGCCCGGCAGCGGAGGCAGCGGCAGCCACGAGCTCTCTGccctgggaggagaggggggcctGCAAAGCCTGCTGGGAAATATGAGCCATAACCAGCTGATGCAGCTGATCGGACCAACGGGGCTGGGCGGACTGG GAGGTCTGGGAGCTCTAGCAGGACCAGGACTGGCCAGTCTGCTGGGCAGCGGAGGACCGGccaccagcagctcctcctccag TTCTCgtagccaatcagcagcagccACTCCCTCGTCGAGCAGCGCCCCCAGACTGAGCTCCTCCCAGGCCCCCACCACCCCGGTGACCCCCGCCGCCTCTGCTGTCTCCCCTACAGGAGTGGCTCCTTCCACACCAG CCTCGGCCCAGACCCCGCAGGCCCCGGCCTCTGTAGGAAGCCCCACCCCCAACCAGCCCATCCAGCTCAGCGACCTGCAGAGCATCCTGGCCACCATGAACGTACCGGCAATGGCTGCTGCTCAGGGAacaggag TGGACCTGGCCAGTGTCTGCACCCCGGAGATGATGGCTCCCATCCTGTCGAACGCTGAGGTGCAGCAGAGGCTGCTGCCCTTCCTGCCCAGCGGAGAGAGTTTACCACAGAGCGCCGACGAGATCCAGAACACACTCACCTCCCCGCAGTTCCAACAG GCCATGAGCATGTTCAGCAGCGCCTTGGCGTCCGGGCAGCTGGGGCCGCTCATGAGCCAGTTCGGTCTGCCAGCAGAGGCTGTGGACGCTGCTAACAAAGgag ATGTGGAGGCGTTCGCCAAAGCCATGGAGGGCAGCAAGGGAGGAGAGTCTAAAGACAAGAAGGAGGACGACGAGGACATGAGTCTGGACTAG